A stretch of Aedes aegypti strain LVP_AGWG chromosome 2, AaegL5.0 Primary Assembly, whole genome shotgun sequence DNA encodes these proteins:
- the LOC5564021 gene encoding ribonuclease H2 subunit B produces MSYNKHFFILKDLAENESDDQLQIITLRNPATGKPTKYLIRNDDLDLYELNCFSEANRSWFINETVCSNGKIFLPTRIDPLFLAIPYLEKNCNGKAVPLDHILVDDDFPHTHRLVKACSRTGQLALISDEKKAGEICAYKYNEEKLLDWLRRKCVRLEQALGKERKFSRSHNFVKEEKENERQAGEMLLYAHGIMSDYLSLEHSRKLSIAVGIPEEKPQNKRKSTAELEFSQIKKIKKEEIHETTPIKPVEKKVSAKSKALAKAASGTKSIASFFKK; encoded by the exons atgtCCTATAATAAACATTTCTTCATACTGAAAG ATCTCGCCGAAAACGAATCGGACGATCAGTTGCAGATCATCACACTTCGTAATCCGGCCACCGGTAAGCCAACCAAGTATCTAATCCGCAATGATGACCTTGATTTGTACGAACTGAACTGTTTCTCGGAGGCGAATCGGTCGTGGTTCATCAACGAAACGGTGTGCTCCAATGGGAAGATATTCCTCCCGACTAGGATAGATCCCCTGTTTTTGGCTATACCTTATTTGGAGAAGAACTGCAATGGGAAAGCCGTTCCTTTGGATCACATCCTGGTGGATGATGATTTTCCCCATACGCACCGGCTGGTGAAGGCATGCTCCAGAACCGGACAGCTGGCGTTGATTTCCGATGAGAAAAAGGCCGGTGAAATTTGCGCCTACAAGTACAATGAGGAAAAACTACTGGATTGGCTTCGTCGGAAATGTGTCCGGCTGGAACAAGCCTTGGGAAAGGAACGTAAGTTCTCCCGGTCGCACAATTTCGTCAAGGAGGAAAAGGAAAACGAGCGGCAAGCTGGCGAGATGCTTCTGTATGCTCACGGCATTATGTCCGATTATTTGAGCCTGGAACACAGCCGAAAGCTTAGCATTGCCGTTGGAATTCCGGAGGAGAAGCCTCAGAATAAACGGAAGTCAACCGCTGAGCTGGAATTTAGCCAGATAAAGAAGATCAAGAAGGAGGAAATCCACGAGACGACGCCAATCAAACCCGTGGAGAAGAAGGTAAGTGCCAAATCGAAGGCGCTGGCCAAAGCGGCTTCAGGAACGAAAAGTATTGCCAGTTTCTTCAAAAAGTAA
- the LOC5564020 gene encoding SNAPIN protein homolog → MEDDRSDSSVTSIEDDDEERTDNTENLCENPTRDILTEGFFRLFKPVIDDLENNIRGARMNQVELRQQLDELSVQMKNLNFENDPQLHDYFKRMVHIKQKVVVIMNILQGAQERLVAICQQQELAAPPPLVQDK, encoded by the exons ATGGAAGACGACCGATCGGACAGTTCCGTGACTTCGATCGAAGACGATGACGAGGAGCGGACGGACAACACGGAAAACCTGTGCGAAAACCCGACCAGAGACATCCTAACGGAGGGATTTTTCCGCCTGTTCAAACCTGTGATCGATGATCTGGAGAACAACATCCGGGGGGCACGGATGAACCAAGTGGAACTTCGCCAACAGCTGGACGAGCTGTCTGTGCAAATGAAAAATCTCAACTTTGAAAACGATCCCCAGCTGCACGATTATTTCAAACGGATGGTTCACATCAAGCAGAAAGTGGTGGTGATAATGAACATTTTGCAGGGAGCTCAG GAGCGCCTTGTGGCCATATGCCAGCAACAGGAACTAGCGGCACCTCCGCCCTTGGTTCAAGACAAATAA